A window from Nocardioides mesophilus encodes these proteins:
- a CDS encoding cell division protein CrgA, with the protein MPQPTSRHQAGATTDRGYSLARTILCAALVVIGIAWMVVYINVAQDGEKLTWMGDLMRWNFLIGFGLIFLGIVLAAHPATPLGRGRGVVVGMLGCFLLGLIWIVVYYITGQDLSIPVMKNLGQYNLVVGIGFMAVGFVYATRWE; encoded by the coding sequence GTGCCCCAGCCCACGTCCCGCCACCAGGCCGGAGCAACCACGGACCGCGGGTACTCACTCGCCCGGACGATCCTGTGTGCCGCGCTCGTGGTCATCGGCATCGCCTGGATGGTGGTCTACATCAACGTGGCGCAGGACGGCGAGAAGCTGACCTGGATGGGCGACCTGATGCGGTGGAACTTCCTGATCGGCTTCGGCCTGATCTTTCTCGGCATCGTGCTGGCCGCCCACCCGGCCACGCCGCTCGGCCGCGGCCGCGGGGTCGTGGTCGGGATGCTCGGCTGCTTCCTGCTCGGCCTCATCTGGATCGTCGTCTACTACATCACCGGGCAGGACCTGAGCATCCCGGTGATGAAGAACCTCGGCCAGTACAACCTCGTCGTCGGCATCGGCTTCATGGCCGTCGGCTTCGTCTACGCCACGCGCTGGGAGTAG
- a CDS encoding peptidylprolyl isomerase, translating into MSETYATLKTNHGDIVVHLFENHAPTTVENFVGLAEGTKEYADPKSGQKTTGKFYDGLGFHRIISNFMIQGGCPLGTGTGGPGYTFKDEFHPELQFDRPYLLAMANAGPGTNGSQFFITLAPTDWLNRKHTIFGEVEDEASRKVVDEIGAVRTGPGDRPVEPVVLESVEVERR; encoded by the coding sequence GTGTCCGAGACGTACGCAACGCTCAAGACCAACCACGGCGACATCGTCGTGCACCTGTTCGAGAACCACGCCCCGACGACCGTGGAGAACTTCGTCGGTCTCGCCGAGGGGACGAAGGAGTACGCCGACCCGAAGTCCGGCCAGAAGACCACCGGGAAGTTCTACGACGGTCTCGGCTTCCACCGGATCATCAGCAACTTCATGATCCAGGGCGGTTGCCCGCTGGGCACCGGCACCGGCGGTCCGGGCTACACCTTCAAGGACGAGTTCCACCCCGAGCTGCAGTTCGACCGCCCGTACCTGCTCGCGATGGCTAACGCCGGGCCGGGCACCAACGGCTCGCAGTTCTTCATCACGCTGGCGCCGACCGACTGGCTGAACCGCAAGCACACGATCTTCGGCGAGGTCGAGGACGAGGCCAGCCGCAAGGTCGTCGACGAGATCGGCGCGGTCCGCACCGGACCCGGCGACCGTCCGGTCGAGCCGGTCGTGCTGGAGTCGGTCGAGGTGGAGCGGCGCTGA
- a CDS encoding rhomboid family intramembrane serine protease has protein sequence MRDAAVGFQCPSCIAEGARTTRQGRLAYGGSRSANPALTSQILIALNAAVFLLLAATGGSSSPWLLRLALLPTGRCGLVDGRGYLPSLDQAQCDAAGAALQWFPGVSDGAYWQLLTSAFTHLDLWHIGFNMVALWVLGPQLEMVLGRTRFLAVYLLSALAGSTLVYWASGLDTPTIGASGAIFGLMGALLVVAYKVRANVSQLLVWIGLNFLLTVLGRSFISWQGHLGGFLGGVLIAAVLVYAPRAGRQRWQAAGLGAISVVLLALLVVRTAILA, from the coding sequence ATGCGCGACGCCGCGGTCGGTTTCCAGTGCCCCTCGTGCATCGCCGAGGGTGCTCGCACCACCCGGCAGGGCCGGCTCGCGTACGGCGGCAGCCGCTCCGCCAACCCGGCGCTGACCTCGCAGATCCTCATCGCGCTGAACGCCGCGGTGTTCCTGCTCCTCGCGGCCACCGGCGGCAGCTCGAGCCCCTGGCTGCTGCGCCTCGCGCTGCTGCCGACCGGCCGCTGCGGCCTCGTCGACGGCCGCGGCTACCTCCCGAGCCTCGACCAGGCCCAGTGCGACGCAGCCGGAGCCGCGCTCCAGTGGTTCCCCGGGGTCTCCGACGGCGCCTACTGGCAGCTGCTGACCTCGGCCTTCACCCATCTCGACCTGTGGCACATCGGCTTCAACATGGTGGCGCTGTGGGTGCTGGGACCCCAGCTCGAGATGGTCCTCGGCCGGACCCGTTTCCTCGCGGTCTACCTGCTGTCCGCGCTCGCCGGCAGCACGCTGGTCTACTGGGCCAGCGGTCTCGACACCCCCACCATCGGCGCCTCCGGCGCGATCTTCGGGCTGATGGGGGCGCTGCTGGTCGTGGCCTACAAGGTCCGCGCCAACGTCTCGCAGCTGCTGGTCTGGATCGGCCTGAACTTCCTGCTGACCGTGCTCGGCCGCTCCTTCATCTCCTGGCAGGGCCACCTCGGCGGCTTCCTCGGCGGCGTGCTGATCGCCGCCGTACTCGTCTACGCCCCACGCGCAGGACGTCAGCGGTGGCAGGCCGCCGGCCTCGGCGCGATCAGCGTCGTACTGCTGGCGCTGCTCGTGGTCCGCACCGCCATCCTCGCCTGA
- a CDS encoding DUF881 domain-containing protein: MSVPEPGKQQHPAPRRRPHRQGARERIGAAVAARLGSYGRRSLGWRLGAPLVFVLAGALFVTSAVSSGGTDLRAGRYDDLPGLVSAEARQVKQLRLRQEDLSGQVDQLTTALGDTRASAAEAEAAEVAQEAGTQAVHGPGVTVTLTDAPAESLGRVAEDEVNNLVVHEGDIQAVVNALWDGGAEAMTIQGQRIVSTTGIKCVGNAVIVNDVPYAPPYVISAIGPAGDMLTSLNQSPYIGFYLEAVVDYDLGWDVQVEDDITAPEFTGSTELSYARPAGDAGAATSNDDGT; this comes from the coding sequence GTGTCCGTCCCGGAACCCGGCAAGCAGCAGCACCCGGCCCCCCGCCGACGACCGCACCGTCAGGGCGCGCGCGAGCGGATCGGCGCAGCGGTCGCTGCCCGGTTGGGCTCCTACGGTCGCCGGTCGCTGGGTTGGCGGCTGGGCGCCCCGCTGGTGTTCGTGCTGGCCGGCGCGCTCTTCGTGACCAGCGCGGTGAGCTCGGGGGGCACGGACCTGCGGGCCGGGCGGTACGACGACCTGCCCGGTCTCGTCTCGGCGGAGGCCCGCCAGGTCAAGCAGCTGCGCCTGCGCCAGGAGGACCTCTCCGGCCAGGTGGACCAGCTGACCACCGCGCTCGGCGACACCCGGGCGTCCGCGGCCGAGGCGGAGGCCGCCGAGGTGGCGCAGGAGGCCGGCACGCAGGCGGTGCACGGTCCCGGGGTCACGGTCACCCTGACCGACGCTCCCGCGGAGTCCCTGGGCCGGGTCGCCGAGGACGAGGTCAACAACCTGGTGGTCCACGAGGGCGACATCCAGGCCGTGGTCAACGCGCTGTGGGACGGTGGCGCCGAGGCGATGACCATCCAGGGCCAGCGGATCGTCTCCACGACCGGCATCAAGTGCGTCGGGAACGCGGTGATCGTGAACGACGTCCCCTACGCGCCGCCCTACGTGATCTCGGCGATCGGCCCGGCCGGGGACATGCTCACCAGCCTGAACCAGAGCCCGTACATCGGCTTCTACCTCGAGGCGGTCGTCGACTACGACCTCGGCTGGGACGTGCAGGTCGAGGACGACATCACCGCGCCGGAGTTCACCGGTTCCACCGAGCTCAGCTACGCCCGCCCGGCGGGCGACGCCGGCGCCGCGACCAGCAACGACGACGGCACCTGA
- the pknB gene encoding Stk1 family PASTA domain-containing Ser/Thr kinase, with protein sequence MAEVRKGTDVRLGRIVAIKRLRTDLASDPTFQARFRREAQASASLNHPAIVSVYDTGEEMATDGSGVPQPYIVMEYVAGRTLREILREGRKILPERALEITSGVLAALDYSHRAGIVHRDIKPANVMLTPSGDVKVMDFGIARAIADASSTMTQTAAVVGTAQYLSPEQARGETVDSRSDVYSTGCLLYELLTGRPPFVGESPVAVAYQHVREVAAPPSSLDEDLAPEIDAIVMKALAKPIEERYQSAAAMRADIERFLAGKPVVAPAVAAADAATAFMPGDRGPHETTMFQGRELGDEEEPRKKWPIVVVVLAILALLGGAAVLGPMLLDSAPAQKTVPDLQGMTRGQAVRALDEEGLTLGNEDKQASTEVAKGRVLAQDPNPMTAVDPGSEVDITLSTGNPDVVVPYVIGKDKDAAAAEIRSAGLQPELVRERSDAEQNTVIRTDPEPAQSVGKGSTVKIYWSAGPREVPSVVGMQETEARRVLDRAGFEVEVTYDSQTVADKGQVLKQSPEAYTTQPQGTRILLTVSSYEKPSPTPTPSAAPSSSAPPSPTATPSSSPSASPSG encoded by the coding sequence ATGGCCGAGGTACGCAAGGGCACCGACGTCCGGCTGGGCCGGATCGTGGCGATCAAGCGGCTGCGCACCGACCTGGCCAGCGACCCGACCTTCCAGGCCCGCTTCCGCCGGGAGGCACAGGCCTCGGCGTCCCTGAACCACCCGGCGATCGTGTCGGTCTACGACACCGGCGAGGAGATGGCGACCGACGGCAGCGGGGTGCCGCAGCCCTACATCGTCATGGAGTACGTCGCCGGCCGGACGTTGCGCGAGATCCTCCGCGAGGGGCGCAAGATCCTCCCGGAGCGGGCGCTGGAGATCACCTCCGGGGTGCTCGCCGCGCTCGACTACAGCCACCGGGCCGGGATCGTGCACCGCGACATCAAGCCGGCCAACGTGATGTTGACGCCGTCCGGCGACGTCAAGGTGATGGACTTCGGCATCGCCCGCGCGATCGCCGACGCCTCGTCCACGATGACCCAGACCGCGGCGGTGGTCGGGACCGCGCAGTACCTCTCCCCCGAGCAGGCCCGCGGCGAGACCGTGGACTCGCGCAGCGACGTCTACTCCACCGGCTGCCTGCTCTACGAGCTGCTCACCGGCCGACCCCCGTTCGTCGGGGAGAGCCCGGTGGCGGTGGCCTACCAGCACGTCCGCGAGGTGGCGGCGCCCCCGTCCAGCCTCGACGAGGACCTCGCTCCCGAGATCGACGCGATCGTGATGAAGGCGCTCGCCAAGCCCATCGAGGAGCGCTACCAGAGCGCCGCGGCGATGCGCGCGGACATCGAGCGGTTCCTCGCCGGGAAGCCGGTCGTCGCCCCCGCGGTGGCCGCCGCCGACGCCGCCACCGCCTTCATGCCCGGTGACCGCGGTCCCCACGAGACCACCATGTTCCAGGGCCGCGAGCTCGGTGACGAGGAGGAGCCGCGCAAGAAGTGGCCGATCGTGGTGGTCGTCCTGGCGATCCTCGCGCTGCTCGGCGGCGCGGCGGTGCTCGGTCCGATGCTGCTGGACTCCGCGCCCGCGCAGAAGACGGTCCCCGACCTGCAAGGGATGACGCGCGGTCAGGCCGTGCGTGCCCTCGACGAGGAGGGCCTGACCCTCGGCAACGAGGACAAGCAGGCCTCCACCGAGGTCGCCAAGGGCCGGGTGCTCGCCCAGGACCCCAATCCGATGACCGCGGTGGACCCGGGCTCGGAGGTGGACATCACCCTGTCCACCGGGAACCCCGACGTGGTGGTGCCCTACGTGATCGGCAAGGACAAGGACGCGGCGGCCGCGGAGATCCGCAGCGCCGGCCTCCAGCCCGAGCTCGTCCGCGAGCGCTCGGACGCCGAGCAGAACACCGTGATCCGGACCGACCCGGAGCCGGCGCAGAGCGTCGGCAAGGGCTCCACCGTCAAGATCTACTGGTCGGCCGGCCCCCGCGAGGTGCCGAGCGTGGTGGGCATGCAGGAGACCGAGGCGCGTCGGGTGCTCGACCGGGCCGGCTTCGAGGTCGAGGTCACCTACGACTCCCAGACGGTCGCCGACAAGGGACAGGTCCTCAAGCAGAGCCCCGAGGCCTACACCACCCAGCCGCAGGGCACCCGGATCCTGCTGACGGTCTCCTCCTACGAGAAGCCCAGCCCCACGCCGACCCCCTCCGCCGCTCCCTCGAGCAGCGCGCCCCCGTCGCCTACGGCCACCCCGAGCAGCTCCCCCTCGGCCAGCCCCTCGGGCTGA